A segment of the Carya illinoinensis cultivar Pawnee chromosome 1, C.illinoinensisPawnee_v1, whole genome shotgun sequence genome:
ACCTTTGGAATCATCACCAAATAAGAGGATGTGAAGGCTCATGGAAAAGGAGCACCCCAAAAAAATTCAGAAACGGCATCGAGCATGTCCTCCTTGATAATCGACCAGCAGGCTATATAAAATGCAGACCCAACCCATCCGGTCCAGGACTGCTTGAGCTAGGAATACTACAAATCGCTTCTCTGACCTCCTTCATAGAAGGCGCAGCAAGCAAAGATTGATTTTCCTCCACCTGAACTACAGTAGAAATAAGCTGGCTTAGATTCAGGAGTGGGCCAAATCTCTCCTTACACaaaaattcttgaaaataatCTACTGCCCCTAAATGTATCTTCGGGTGTACTAAGCATGTTCCCATTCGGTAGTCTCATTGCTAATATGcacaacttttttttcttattcatgATAGCATGAAAGAACTTAGAATTTTGGTCACCATCCTTCAACCATTTAACCTTAGCCAAATGCAACAACCTTAAATTATCTCTACCCAACCAAACATTCAGCTCCAGCCTAGAAACAATCAGATCTTGTTCCATCTCCTCATTAAAATCAGCTTGAAGCGATTCCTCCAACCTAGCAATTCAATTTTTCAGATCTTGAATGTGGTTAAGAGTACagccaaaaaccattttattccactcccgaagCATCACTTGAAGTCTCTTAAGTTTACCTGCAAACTTCCAAAGACCAGACCCTTCACACGTAATGTGCCAATTCAGCTCTACCACCTTAAGAAATTCAGGATGCTCAGTCCACATTTGTTGAAATCTAAAAGATGCAGGCCTGCTTAACTCTTGATTAGCCTCCAGTTTAATCACCATAGGCGAATGGTCTAAGGTAGTCTTGGGGAGGTATTGAGTAGTAGCTTGCAGAAACTGAATTAAGCAATTAGAATCCATTAAAATCCTATCCAATTTCACCCAGCTCTGAGCTAAGCCTTCTTGGCCATTACACCATGAAAGACAATTCCTTTCCGTATACATATCAAGCAAACCGCCACTTTGAATCCATACATTGAAACCATCCATGGCTCCACACGACCGTGGTCTTCCCCCTCTATGTTCACTCTTCGAGCGAATAATGTTAAAGTCACCACTGACAACCCAAGGTAGACCTGAATTGCCAGTTCCATCTAAATTAGCCCACAGCTCCCCTCTAGCCATCTGATTACATTTGCCATATACAAATGTCAAGATCAAATCTTTACTCTCATCCATTACatgtaaattaataaattgattaCTCATCCATGAAACATGGACCACGACGTCATTGCACCACATGACCCAGATCTTCCCCACATGAACTTCATTTGTAATAAACTGATCACACATAAATCATTGAGGAAAATTATGGACCCTACCGGTAACTGTAAAAGGCTCAAATAAGGCCACTACTTTCGGCTTGtatttcaaaatcaatttcttTAATCTTCTCGACGAAGTTCCAATCCCTCATATATTCCATACAAAATACGGACCAATCATAAATTAAGTTTTAAAGGCTGAGACACCACCCTTTTTGAACTCCttactttctctttctttattcgTCTACCATCCCTAGATTTGTCCTCAACCTTCGAATCTGATACAATTTCTTTTGGATTAACCAGTAAGGGGTTGTCATCATCTTCCCCTCTCTCTGAATGCGGACCATCCTCCTGAACCAATTCATTACCAAATTCATCCAGAGGCAGAGactcaacttaaataaattcaTCCTCCACTCTCACTGCACCAACCATCGATGCCTCTAAAATAATAGGTGGAAACATCTCCACATGACTAGTGGTGTCATTCTACCTTCTCTTCTTCTCGTTCTATAGCATCATTCACCATCGTATGGGAGGGATCACCCTCATATTCTTTGACGATCACCTCACCAGATCCCACTCCCTCTAAGCCTTCTTTCCCCACACCAACACCCGCTTCCTAAGCATCCTCAATCCTCCCCTCAGGTCTATCTTCCTTTTCAATATGTCCTAACTTTGCATGTACCATTTCAAGTGTACTCAACTTTTTCGACTCATCTCTTGTCGTGTCTTCAAACtctcctatttttttctttgcctTTCGACTCAATATCTGGCACCTTGACCAAATCTTGATCCGGTGAAGCCACTTCTTTCAATTTCAACGTTTTCAACTCTTTCTGCAATTTTGTTTTAAGGCCCCCTTGAAATCTGCATGTTTTATCATTATGACCCTGTTTCTTACATTGACAACAGAAGGCAGGCACAGTTTCATAGACGATTTCTTGTTTCTAACTCGTCGACTGTCCTGGCGCCCCAATCCATAATGAATGTAAAGGGGCTAGCGATGCATCCATTTCCAAACAAACTCTAGTTCCATCTGTACTCGTCGCACAACTTGTGGCGTTATCCCTTCTAAAAAATTTACCAATCGGTGAAGGAAGTGTCTTTAGCAGCGATAAATGACAAAAATTTGGTGGGGGCCCAGGAAGGACCACCCACACGGGAACTCTAAAAggttcttcctcttcattgaaGAAAGGAGTCCATATGAAAGCCCGGTATTGCACCCCATCTATCTCACAGGTTTCCCTTGAGAGTCCTTTGTTAAAATCATCTTTTGATGCCATTATAACAAAAACATTACGTGGTGTCCTCATCGTTGAAACCATAGACTGCCCAGCAAGGCCCCAGGGGCTACGAATGAAAGATCTAATAGAGTCAATGGACGGACGCATCCTCAAAAACTTCAGAACCATAGAGAAACGAAATGGCTCAGCTGAACGATCTATCTCTTCTTTAGAGAAAAGGAAGCAGACCTCTCCATCTATTACTTTTGGGGACCGAAAAGGTACATCCACCTCCAGTAAGGGCTGAGGGGCAGTTGTAAAACCATGTTAGCAAATGATTGAGGACTGCCTACTTGTGAAGGCAAGGCCTCAGCGGCTACCATGCAACGAGAAAACAGATACCCTAGCAGAGAACGCTCCAATATGGAAAGTTACGTAAAAATCGCTTGGTTGTCTATTTGAGACTTATAACTAACATTATACTTGAGCATGATTTGTATATACTTGAGCATGATGCccatattccatctattgattGTCTTGCATCAGCTATTTTGAGTTGTGGTAATGATTCTCTTagcaaaaatataattgtaaaagtaaaaacagATGGGACTGGGCCAAAAATGATCATAAATAATCTTGAAATTGAGCACAACTCTTTTACATAAGGGCCTTTCTTTCTTATTATATACATTAGTATCTAGAATTAAATCGGTGTCCTACCTCATCTAGAAAATGAGCTATTCATACAGAtccaaggttaaaaaaaaagaaaagagagagagagttaaaaacaataatattatatatagttttgaaCTGTGTAGTtcatacatattttatttttgaaaaaaaaaatgtaagggtcactaataaaaaataatatatatatttttatataaatttatctttattttataaaaaaaatataaaaactatatattctaagactctaaaaataaatttttatcttaaataatATGAACACTAAACATAAATTACACTTGAtctaaagaaatgaaaaatcatttttattacaGTAATAATAGACCACACATCGTCCTTTGATCCCATCAAATTATTTGATGGGACCAAAATTTAAAGTAGATCAAAATGCAATTATAAGCTAAAAAAACGTGttagtagtactagtactactgtCCGGTGGAGATAATTTCCAGTTGATAATggcttttctctttctttttatctttttcatccGACCTACTTATGTGCATGGTTGATCTTTGTGTGTATTTCCCATACATGATACAGTGCCAAACGTACGGCTCATACGTGGACACGAGAGACTTCTTGCATGTACTCGTGATTAGCGTTCATGAGGGTCCGAGTTTCAGTCTTTTTAACACTTCCCTGATCAAGACgacttcttatatttttttttttcaatttcatatacatttaaattaagaaaaatgctagtttgccctatatttttatcttttagatTTGACCTCTACATTTTAAGtctttttaatagttaaggaagtgaatattaatgtgtgtgtatatatatatattgtaaaatatttaaagaagtttaaaaaattataaaattaagaaaatgaaaaaaaggtaCAAATACATTAGAGGACGGCCGAGCATTTTTGCCaacactttttttgttttgtattttatttaaatttagtgattaagtaagtggtttttataggtattgtaaattttattttttttaaaaaatatttagaaatagaaaggtcaaaaaataaaataaatttgtttaAACTAGAATCTTCAACTAGAATCTAGGGCCATCCACCGCCCCTAGCAAGCTACCTGCCCGTACACTTCTCCTTATGCTTCACGTGTACCATACCATGATTTACATGCCTTTGCCTCCCTGCAGTTAGCCTAGGATCACCACCTCGTCACACGACTTCGAAGAATACTACTCTATAAATTCGTGCCTTTTGTCTCCATGATTTCAGAGATAAGTCAGGGCAGAAAATAATCCTCAGCTCGAGAAAGAGTTCTGCTTAGTGCTCTCCACTTTCCTAAAGTTGTCATTCAAATAAAGTTGGTTCTCTTGATCTCCTGTATGCATTAACTTATAGCCTACCAAGCATGTACATTCGCAAACAATATACCTAGAAAAGAAGCCATGCTTTCTTCCTTGCTGATCTTTACCATGAGGGACGTGATCAACCATGGTTATGGTTCCTCAGAAAAAATGTTGCCGATGCGTTTAACCATGATCCCAGCCTTTCTTACCatgctcatttttctttttcctctcataTTGATCAAATGGAAATTCCATGGAAAAAGCTGCAAGCAAACTCCAGCACTCCCACCGGGCCCAACTCCGTGGCCAATAGTCGGAAACCTCCCAGAAATGTGGAGGAATAAGCCCGCATTTCGGTGGATACATGGCCTTCTGGAATCACTCAATACGGAGATCGCTTGTATACGTCTAGGAGGTGTTCATGTTATTCCGGTAACTTCACCGGAACTTGCCCGGGAGTTCTTGAAAAAGCACGATATCGTGTTTGCATCAAGACCTCTTTTTTTGTCGAATAAATATGCTAGTCGCGGCTTTAAGTCGACAGTTTTGGTGCCGTGGGGAGATCAATATaagaagatgaaaaagttggTGGCTTCTCAGATAATCAACTCAAAAACAACTCAGTGGCTACTCAATAAGAGGACCGAAGAAGCTAATAATCTTGTTCGTTTCATTTATAATCAATGTAAGAATGCTGCGATTGATCATAGCCTTGCTGATGATCAGTCAATTAGTGGTTCACTTGTGGACGTGAGACTTGCTACACGTCATTACTGTGGAAATGTCATTGGGAAGATGATATTCAACAGAAGGTACTTTGGCAAAGGAAAGAAGGATGGAGGACCTGGAGTTGAGGAAGTAGAACACATTGAATCACTTTTCACCATACTCATCCATCTTAGTGCATTTGCTTTATCAGATTACTTGCCATGCTTAACAGCACTAGATTTAGATGGTCATGGGAAGATTGTAAGTGAGGCTATGAAGATCGTTACTAGTTATGAAGATCCGATCGTCGATGACAGACTACGGCAATGGAGAGACGAGGAGAAGACGGAGGCCGAGGACTTGCTCGACGCTTTCATTTTGGCAAAGGATTCGAATGGGAAAGCAGCTTTTTCAGTGGAAGAGATCCAAGCTCAAATCAcggtaagataaaaattaaatataataagaataCCTAATACCATGCATTTTtaatatcaataaatttattcatcgtttattttctcatcatcctcTCGTCatcctaaaatataatattaaataattagttcataagtaaaatataagaaattgtctttaatcatctaatatcatatcataaGATGATGAGAGGCTAGAAATGATGATAATTGAGATAATAAAcagcattactcttttaatatataacattgcAAGATACTTCACATCTTTCATAAATCCTAAATAGTGTTTTTCTCTCCTATTTTAAATATCCACACTAATATTAGTATTGtagaaaatatctaaatttaactaaatgatttatataaatctaATTTGAACTCTTATTCCTCGAAGCTTTTTTCCCCCTTAAAAAAACGCCattaataataagatttaattggattgttttcaataattaatatctatcaATAATTTACTTGAATTGTTTTCAATCATGTGCGTGCAAGAACTGATGCTTGCAACAGTGGATAATCCTTCCAACTGCATAGAGTGGACACTAGCAGAAATGCTCAACCAACCAGAGCTCCTACAAAAAGCTGTAGAAGAAATTGACAGGGTGGTTGGAAAGAAGAGATGGGTTGAAGAATCCGATATTCCACAGCTCAATTATGTGAAGGCTTGTGCAAGGGAAGGTTTCCGGCTTCACCCAGTTGCACCCTTTAACGTCCCTCATGTCTCAATGCAAGACGCGACTGTGGCTGGCTATttctgttaaatattttaacatgaacattaataaacggattttcgatttcatatgatccacaataataaacagtaataaataaatgcgcacctttctccatcagtttgatgaagaataAATCTAACtatgagagaaggatcaccctaacaactttgcctcacaagtgtctcacgatggcaaaaTGCACTCTgatgttgtaggtgagaaccctttaatccctcagtgctatttatagatttctgaccatcaagaaatctaagagtttgtatctgactataactagagatagagttttaatcttatctcttaggatttctcttatcccgttatcactcatCCTTAATCTGATAGACttgagctatttcaaattctattaagatgggtgtgtgggacatagagtttaaataaaactcttacattctcccacttggcccatacgcccataaaataatattttccgttCATGGGTTTATTACAGGAATTAACCATACTGCGCAAATTCATTTCCTGAAACTTTCATAGCTCAAAGTACATTACATGAGTTCTGTAATATCAATGTTAAATCAACTACTGATGCGAGTCATGGTGGTCCTTtgttatataatcaacaaattcccttccatgtaccacaacaccagcaaccaattttacatgatctttaattgggataattaaggctaataccgtaatgccttgggttccaattcatgtctattgcagacattatcttgtcaccattcttccaaaccattcaatgtacaaagaattggaaagacaagaaaacagaaaccaaacaaccataatagatatcattaagtgtccaaaacaaaataaaagatctaCGAGCTCAATAATATGTTTACATCATAAGACCCATTCTGTCAACATGTTCTTTAAACTGTTTCGCTACTAGACCCTTTGTTAATGGGTCTGCTATCATAAGCGTAGTACTAATATGTTCTATGGACACTGTCTGTTTCTGTACTTCCTCCTTGACACTTAGGTATTTGAGCTCCATGTGTTTAGCACCTTTAGAATACCTatcatttttggagaaaaacactgcagaggaattatcacaataaattctcAGCGGCCATTCTATAGAGTCAACAACTCCAAGCCCTGAGATAAAGTTCCTCAGCCATAAACCATGCACTGTGGCCTCAAAGCATGCCACAAACTCAGCCTCCATTGTTGATGAAGCAGTGATAGTTTGCTTCATACTTTTCCATGAGATCGCTCCACCGGCTAGTAGGAAAACATATCCAGAAGTAGATTTCCTACTATCAGAACAACCGGCAAAATCAGAGTCTGAGTATCCAATTACCTCTAAGTTGTCAGTTCTCCTAAAGGTAAGCTGGTAATCCTTAGTTCCTTGCAGATATCGCAATACCCTCTTTGCTGCTTTCCAATGAGACATCCCTGGGTTACTCTGGTAACGCCCAAGCATGCCAACTGCAAAACTGATGTCTGGTCTCGTGCAAATCTGTGCATATATCAAGCTCCCCACAACCGAAGCATAGGGGATTTTTGCCATCTCTTTACGCTCCCACTCAGTTTTAGGACATTGTGATAGGCTAAACTTACCACCTTTTGATATCGGAGTATAAAGTGATGAGCAACTTTTCATGCCAAATCTCTCAAGAACTCTTTCtatgtaatttttctgagacaatCCCAACAGTCCTTGTTTTCGATCCCAGAGGATTTCAATTCCGATCACAAAGGATGCCTCacccatatctttcatttcaaagttcttagatagaaaacgcttggtttcataaagtaagccaagatcactactagccaacaagatatcatcaacatacaggatcaaaaatataaacttgctCCCACTGACCTTTAGGTATATACATCGATCAACGATGTTTTCTTTAAAGCCAAAGGCAGTAATGGTATCATTGAACTTTAAGTACCACTGTCGGGAAGCTTGTTTAAGCCCgtatattgatttcttaagcTTACATACTAGGTgatctttgcccttttctgagtagCCCTCTGGCTGCTCCATGTAGACCACTTCATCCAAACTTCCATTTAGAAAAGctgttttcacatccatctggtgtaactctaaatcaaaatgagccaCCAATGCCATAATGATTCTGAATGAGTCCTTTTTAGATACTGGAGAAAAGGTCTCTTTGTAATCAATGCCTTCTTTCTGGGTGAAACCCTTAGCAACAAGTCTGGCCTTATGTCGTTCGACGTTGCCTTTAGAGTCGCGTTTGGtcttaaagacccatttacacccGACTCTTTTACACCCTTTAGGCAACTCAACGAGATCCCAAACTTGATTttgatccatggatttcaactcttctttcatggcatcgatCCATTTACTAGAATCACATCTCTCTATAGCTTGTGAAAACGTTAGTGGATCTTCACTTGTCCCAATGTCAAATTCAGATTCTTGGAGATATACCACATAGTCTACTGAAATAGCAGGTCTCCGATCTCTCTGAGATCTGCGTAAGACTATCTGTTCTGGTAACTCCAAACTTGGTTCATCAGTGATATTATCATTCTGAGATGGgtgatcattttcttgttccaaTGTATCATTGTGATGATTAATTAGAGGAACCATTATCTTTTCTGAGGATGTAGGTATGGGGACATCTACTCCTACTTCCTCAATGATCACATCTCTAGGTTCTATTTTTCCACTGATTTCGCCAAGTTCAATGAATTTGGCATTCCCTGTTTCCACTATTCTCGGACTGTGATTAGGACAGTAAAACCTATCCCATTTGGATCTCTTTGGGTAGCCAATAAAGTATCCACTTACTGTTCTGGgatccaatttcttttcatgtgggttgTAAAGTCTCGCTTCTGCTGGGCAACCCCAAACGTGCATGTGTCTTAAACTTGGTGTCCTACCAATCCATAGCTCGAAAGGAGTTTTTGGAACTGACTTACTAGGAACCCGGTTTAAGATATAAGTTGCCGTCTTAATGGCTTCACCCCACAATGATTTGGGTAAGGTAGAATTGCTTACCATACTTCTGACCATATCCAATAAAGTCCGATTACGCCTTTCAGCAACACCGTTCTGCTGTGGCATCCCTGGCATCGTGTACTGTGCAACAATGCCATGTTGTTCTAGAAGTTTGGCGAATGGGCCAGGGTTACGACCCGATTCGTCATACTTTCCATAGTATTCTCCACCTCGATCCGACCTGATGATTTTCACCTTTCTATCTAACTGTCTTTCCACCTCCATGAGAAATACCTCAAGTACTGAAACAGCTTGAGATTTCTCATGTAGCAGATAGATATATCCAAaccgtgaaaaatcatctataaaggtaataaaatacttttctccaccaaaacattcagtggagaatggtccacatatatttgtgtgaattatttcaagaaactctttacttcttgtggcacctttcttagtatgtttggtttgctttcctttaatgcaatccacacatacttcaagattagtaaaatctaaatgCGGAAGTATCCATTCTTTTACTAATCTCTCtaacctttctttg
Coding sequences within it:
- the LOC122302634 gene encoding tryptophan N-monooxygenase CYP79A68-like translates to MRDVINHGYGSSEKMLPMRLTMIPAFLTMLIFLFPLILIKWKFHGKSCKQTPALPPGPTPWPIVGNLPEMWRNKPAFRWIHGLLESLNTEIACIRLGGVHVIPVTSPELAREFLKKHDIVFASRPLFLSNKYASRGFKSTVLVPWGDQYKKMKKLVASQIINSKTTQWLLNKRTEEANNLVRFIYNQCKNAAIDHSLADDQSISGSLVDVRLATRHYCGNVIGKMIFNRRYFGKGKKDGGPGVEEVEHIESLFTILIHLSAFALSDYLPCLTALDLDGHGKIVSEAMKIVTSYEDPIVDDRLRQWRDEEKTEAEDLLDAFILAKDSNGKAAFSVEEIQAQITELMLATVDNPSNCIEWTLAEMLNQPELLQKAVEEIDRVVGKKRWVEESDIPQLNYVKACAREGFRLHPVAPFNVPHVSMQDATVAGYFFPKGSHVILSRYGLGRNPRVWKEPFRFKPDRHLKKEDGSSMADDREVELAEHELRFISFSTGRRGCMGIALGSAMTMMLLARLLQGFSWSLPPNQEEIDLSESANELFMAKPLLAHAKPRLAASLYPAEE